A section of the Candidatus Binatia bacterium genome encodes:
- the folD2 gene encoding bifunctional protein FolD 2 produces the protein MAELIDGKAAAQEVRDQVRQEVVEFQVRYGMPPGLATVLVGSDPASATYVRSKRRACAEVGIASVPYELHERTSLEELLALIADLNRRSDVHGILVQLPLPGHLSAQRVIAALDPRKDVDGLHPVNQGKLVQGIPGLRPCTPLGVLHLIEKTGVPLAGAQAVVVGRSALVGKPTALLLLERDATVTLCHSRTRDLGRLVQSAEILVVATGRPGLVRGDWVRMGAVVIDVGINRLPNGTLVGDVDFASASNRAGFITPVPGGVGPMTVAMLLRNTVQAARWQMEGEN, from the coding sequence ATGGCAGAACTCATTGACGGCAAGGCCGCGGCTCAAGAAGTGCGAGACCAAGTGCGCCAGGAAGTCGTGGAGTTCCAAGTGCGCTACGGCATGCCGCCGGGACTCGCCACTGTGCTCGTGGGTTCCGACCCCGCCTCGGCAACGTACGTGCGCAGCAAGCGGCGCGCGTGTGCCGAGGTAGGAATCGCCTCGGTGCCGTACGAGTTGCACGAACGCACATCTTTAGAAGAGCTCCTCGCCCTCATCGCGGACCTCAATCGTCGAAGCGACGTGCACGGCATCTTGGTGCAGTTGCCTCTTCCCGGGCACTTGTCGGCACAGCGGGTCATTGCCGCTCTCGACCCTCGCAAGGACGTGGATGGGCTCCATCCCGTCAACCAGGGTAAACTCGTTCAAGGCATTCCTGGTTTGCGCCCATGTACTCCTTTAGGGGTGCTGCATTTGATCGAGAAGACCGGCGTGCCCTTGGCAGGTGCCCAAGCAGTTGTCGTTGGTCGAAGCGCGCTCGTGGGCAAACCGACTGCCCTCTTGCTTCTCGAGCGAGATGCAACCGTCACGCTTTGCCACTCGCGTACACGCGATCTGGGGCGCCTGGTGCAAAGTGCCGAAATCCTCGTCGTGGCCACGGGACGCCCTGGGCTGGTGCGTGGCGATTGGGTCCGTATGGGCGCGGTGGTCATTGACGTCGGGATCAACCGGTTGCCAAATGGCACCCTGGTCGGCGACGTGGACTTCGCGAGTGCGTCGAATCGCGCCGGCTTCATCACACCCGTACCGGGCGGTGTGGGCCCGATGACGGTGGCCATGCTTCTCCGCAACACCGTGCAGGCTGCGCGTTGGCAGATGGAAGGGGAAAACTGA
- a CDS encoding amidotransferase, with amino-acid sequence MRAHYFQHVAFEGLGSIETWLRAAGCEITGTRFFESADLPALDEVEFLIVMGGPMSVHDDAEYPWLVQEKQFIRSCILAGKPVLGVCLGAQLIAHALGAKVYRHHTKEIGWFPVQAVPTSGEVFRFPPSVEVFHWHGETFDLPPGAMLLARSEACAHQAFQIGRSVIGLQFHLETTPELARQMIAHCRAELVPSRYVQSEAEILSAPPQRYREANKLMAKVLRYLTS; translated from the coding sequence ATGCGGGCGCACTACTTTCAGCACGTTGCCTTCGAAGGACTGGGCAGCATCGAAACGTGGCTTCGCGCGGCCGGCTGCGAGATCACCGGCACTCGATTTTTCGAATCCGCGGACCTGCCGGCACTGGACGAGGTCGAGTTCCTCATCGTGATGGGCGGGCCAATGAGTGTCCACGATGACGCCGAGTATCCATGGCTCGTGCAGGAGAAGCAGTTCATCCGGAGCTGCATCCTCGCGGGAAAGCCGGTTTTGGGCGTCTGCCTCGGTGCGCAACTCATTGCCCATGCACTGGGGGCCAAAGTTTATCGGCATCACACGAAGGAGATCGGCTGGTTCCCCGTACAGGCGGTGCCGACGAGCGGGGAAGTCTTCCGCTTTCCACCGTCAGTGGAAGTGTTCCACTGGCACGGGGAAACCTTCGACCTCCCGCCCGGCGCAATGCTGTTGGCGCGCAGCGAAGCGTGTGCGCATCAGGCCTTCCAGATTGGGCGCTCGGTTATCGGACTGCAATTTCACCTGGAAACCACACCGGAACTTGCCCGACAAATGATCGCCCATTGTCGAGCGGAGTTGGTGCCGTCGAGGTACGTGCAGTCCGAAGCGGAGATTCTTTCCGCCCCTCCGCAACGGTACCGGGAAGCCAACAAACTGATGGCGAAAGTCCTGAGGTATTTGACGAGCTAG
- a CDS encoding alanine dehydrogenase yields MIVGVVKEIKPEENRVALTPAGAAALVNHGHEVWVERGAGTNSGLADREYAAAGARIVRSAREVWRRADLMVKVKEPLPSEYRFLRPGLVLFTYLHLAANPELTQELCRRGVRAIGYETVELDDGSLPLLAPMSEVAGRLSIQVGAWCLQKQSGGIGILLSGASGVRPGKVVVIGAGTAGSNAAQIAFGLGAHVSVIDANPAKLRYLHDILGGHITTVMSNRANIEEEVRTADLLIGAVLVPGARAPRLVTRSMVRRMRPGSAIVDISIDQGGCVETSRPTTLQAPTYVAENVVHYCVTNMPSIVPRTSTFALTNVTFAYTLEIADKGLVRALRENLPLRRGVNVFDGHVVHPAVAAAVGVQAVPIEDLLE; encoded by the coding sequence ATGATTGTTGGTGTGGTCAAGGAGATCAAGCCAGAGGAAAACCGCGTGGCATTGACGCCGGCGGGTGCAGCGGCGTTGGTGAATCACGGTCACGAAGTCTGGGTCGAACGTGGCGCGGGCACAAACAGTGGCTTGGCGGACCGGGAGTATGCGGCTGCCGGGGCTCGCATTGTCCGCTCGGCTCGCGAGGTGTGGCGCCGCGCGGACCTCATGGTAAAGGTCAAGGAGCCGTTGCCTTCAGAGTACCGTTTTTTGCGCCCCGGGCTGGTCTTGTTCACTTACCTGCACTTGGCAGCCAACCCCGAGCTCACCCAGGAGTTGTGCCGGCGCGGCGTGCGAGCCATCGGCTACGAAACGGTGGAGCTCGACGATGGATCGTTACCGTTGCTTGCCCCGATGAGCGAGGTGGCCGGTCGGCTTTCGATTCAGGTCGGCGCTTGGTGCCTCCAAAAGCAAAGTGGCGGCATTGGGATCTTGCTCAGTGGTGCTTCCGGTGTCCGGCCAGGAAAGGTAGTGGTGATCGGCGCCGGAACGGCCGGTAGCAACGCAGCCCAAATTGCCTTTGGCTTGGGAGCGCACGTGAGCGTGATCGACGCCAATCCAGCGAAGCTGCGCTATCTGCACGATATCCTTGGAGGGCACATTACCACGGTGATGTCGAACCGAGCCAATATCGAAGAGGAAGTGCGCACTGCGGACTTGCTCATTGGCGCCGTCTTGGTCCCCGGCGCGCGGGCACCGCGGTTAGTGACCCGCAGCATGGTGCGCCGCATGCGTCCGGGCTCGGCGATCGTGGACATCTCGATCGATCAGGGCGGCTGTGTGGAAACGTCGCGCCCGACCACACTGCAAGCGCCCACGTACGTGGCCGAAAATGTGGTGCACTACTGCGTGACGAATATGCCGAGCATCGTGCCGCGGACATCCACGTTCGCGCTGACCAATGTAACTTTCGCGTACACGTTGGAGATCGCCGACAAAGGTCTGGTGCGTGCCTTGCGCGAGAACCTGCCTTTGCGCCGGGGGGTGAACGTATTCGATGGGCACGTGGTGCACCCTGCGGTAGCGGCGGCGGTTGGCGTGCAGGCCGTGCCCATCGAAGACTTGTTGGAATGA
- a CDS encoding glycine dehydrogenase, producing the protein MRFFPHTQADIEAMLATIGVSNVDELFEDIPAQLRERARLELPPGRAEFELRRYFEALAQRNLASYERCFLGAGAYAHFVPAVVDHILQRAEFYSAYTPYQPEVSQGTLQATYEFQTLAAMLLGMDVANASMYDGASATAEAVLMALRLRPGRRRVLVARALHPQYREVIRTYVEGSGSYVLEELPYGAEGTTDANALRSALADDVAAVVVAYPNFFGAIEDLATLVALTRARDALAITATTEPLALGIVRPPGEFGVDIAVAEGQSFGIPLSYGGPGVGLFATRLEFVRNMPGRLVGESVDTAGRRAFVLTLATREQHIRRERATSNICTNHGLMALAVAVHLSLLGKHGLRELAETNLARAHALAAALEARGWTRPFRAPFFNEFVVTHPQARERYERALERKLLPGTLLARWYPELADALLLCVTETPSGEAVDELLAALAPTSQ; encoded by the coding sequence GTGCGCTTCTTTCCTCACACCCAAGCGGACATCGAAGCCATGCTCGCCACCATCGGGGTGTCGAATGTGGACGAGCTGTTCGAAGACATCCCCGCGCAGCTCAGGGAACGCGCCCGCCTCGAGTTACCTCCCGGCCGGGCGGAATTCGAGCTGCGCCGTTACTTCGAGGCTCTCGCACAACGCAACTTGGCCTCGTACGAGCGGTGCTTTCTCGGCGCCGGGGCTTACGCGCATTTTGTGCCGGCGGTCGTCGACCACATCTTGCAGCGGGCCGAGTTCTACTCGGCCTACACGCCGTACCAGCCAGAGGTCAGCCAAGGCACGCTGCAGGCGACCTACGAGTTCCAAACTCTCGCCGCCATGCTTTTAGGCATGGATGTCGCCAATGCCAGCATGTACGATGGTGCGTCCGCTACGGCGGAAGCCGTATTGATGGCGCTGCGGCTTCGTCCCGGCCGCCGCCGCGTCCTGGTGGCTCGCGCCCTTCATCCTCAGTACCGCGAAGTAATCCGCACTTACGTGGAAGGCAGCGGCTCGTACGTGCTGGAGGAACTTCCGTACGGTGCCGAGGGGACAACCGATGCGAACGCACTTCGCTCCGCCCTGGCGGATGACGTGGCAGCCGTAGTCGTGGCGTATCCGAACTTTTTCGGCGCCATCGAGGATCTCGCCACTCTGGTGGCTCTGACGCGTGCCCGCGATGCACTGGCCATCACGGCCACAACCGAACCTCTCGCGTTGGGTATCGTACGACCCCCGGGCGAGTTCGGCGTGGACATTGCGGTTGCCGAGGGACAAAGCTTTGGAATCCCCCTTTCGTATGGCGGCCCGGGTGTCGGGCTGTTCGCCACGCGGCTGGAATTTGTCCGGAACATGCCAGGGCGACTCGTCGGTGAATCTGTGGACACCGCCGGCCGGCGCGCGTTTGTGCTGACCCTGGCAACACGAGAACAACACATCCGCCGCGAGCGCGCCACGTCGAACATATGCACGAACCATGGGCTGATGGCTTTGGCGGTTGCGGTGCACTTGTCACTCCTCGGCAAACACGGCTTGCGGGAACTGGCCGAGACGAACCTCGCGCGCGCCCATGCCCTAGCCGCGGCTCTGGAAGCTCGCGGATGGACGCGCCCGTTCCGCGCCCCGTTCTTCAACGAGTTTGTGGTCACACATCCGCAGGCGCGCGAACGCTACGAGCGTGCCCTCGAACGCAAACTGCTGCCCGGCACGTTGCTGGCAAGATGGTATCCGGAACTCGCAGACGCTCTCCTCTTGTGCGTTACCGAAACCCCTTCCGGTGAAGCCGTCGACGAACTCCTCGCGGCTTTGGCGCCAACATCCCAGTAG
- a CDS encoding universal stress protein, with protein MQLKKVLVPVDFSKDSLRAAEYARNFAAPFAAELLLLHVIEPIYYASPADMYAASPNLALLIEEQRKAAGAQLERLAKKLSQGGTKVRTLIKSGSPAPVIADTAKRAKADMIIMATHGRTGLAHVLLGSVAERVVRLAPCPVLVVRRAKRR; from the coding sequence ATGCAACTGAAGAAAGTGCTGGTGCCGGTGGACTTTTCCAAAGATTCTCTGCGAGCGGCGGAGTACGCGCGCAACTTTGCTGCTCCGTTCGCCGCAGAACTCTTGCTGCTGCACGTGATCGAGCCGATTTACTATGCCTCGCCCGCCGATATGTATGCGGCAAGCCCCAATCTCGCACTGTTGATCGAAGAACAACGAAAAGCCGCCGGGGCACAACTCGAGCGCCTGGCGAAGAAACTTTCTCAAGGGGGCACTAAGGTCCGCACTCTCATCAAGAGCGGCTCGCCCGCTCCCGTCATCGCCGATACCGCTAAGCGGGCCAAAGCCGACATGATCATCATGGCCACGCACGGCCGTACAGGGTTGGCGCACGTGCTGCTCGGAAGCGTGGCCGAGCGGGTTGTTCGTCTGGCCCCTTGCCCCGTACTCGTCGTGCGTCGTGCCAAACGTCGCTAG
- the gcvH gene encoding glycine cleavage system protein GcvH, translating into MEFPEDLRYSKEHEWVLVEGNVATVGITDYAQEQLGEIVYVELPEVGEKVSKEDAFGVVESVKTVSDVYAPVSGSVIEVNDDLPDNPEMLNDDPYGDGWMIKIEMSDPEELEDLMTAEEYERYVAELKE; encoded by the coding sequence ATGGAGTTCCCCGAAGACCTGCGGTACTCAAAGGAGCACGAATGGGTGCTCGTCGAAGGGAACGTGGCAACGGTGGGCATCACCGACTACGCCCAGGAGCAGCTCGGCGAAATTGTTTACGTCGAGCTGCCCGAGGTCGGCGAGAAAGTCAGTAAAGAAGATGCGTTCGGCGTGGTGGAATCTGTGAAGACCGTCTCGGACGTATATGCGCCGGTAAGCGGGAGCGTCATCGAAGTGAACGACGACTTGCCGGATAATCCCGAGATGCTGAATGACGATCCCTACGGCGATGGCTGGATGATCAAGATCGAAATGAGCGACCCAGAGGAACTAGAAGACCTCATGACCGCGGAGGAGTACGAGCGCTACGTCGCGGAGCTGAAGGAGTAA
- the trmJ gene encoding tRNA (cytidine/uridine-2'-O-)-methyltransferase TrmJ: MRGNLFLGVFVLNKPGMTLETIRIVLVRPAGAANVGAVARAMKNMGLGDLVVVQPRFRGRFWMRAMAVHAHDILERMRVVGELAEAVRDCGLVIGTSCRSGLYRTPTGTARELAPEIVGAAQTNSVAIVFGPEDHGLSNEDMKVCHRLLTIPASPAYPSLNLAQAVMIVCYEVFVAAQQGVVLPAPRLARAEDVEFMFQRLRAALLRIGYAHAQNPDHILFAFRRFLGRAGLEERDVKILLGLARQIEWYGGGGWRVIEEKQRSGQAAASVERD, translated from the coding sequence GTGCGGGGCAACCTGTTCCTCGGTGTTTTCGTGCTAAATAAGCCGGGCATGACGCTGGAGACGATCCGCATCGTGCTCGTGCGGCCGGCGGGTGCCGCGAATGTGGGTGCGGTGGCACGCGCGATGAAGAACATGGGGCTGGGGGACCTGGTTGTCGTACAGCCGCGTTTTCGAGGGCGGTTTTGGATGCGGGCGATGGCGGTGCACGCACACGACATCCTGGAGCGGATGCGAGTGGTCGGTGAGCTCGCGGAGGCGGTCCGCGATTGCGGCCTGGTGATTGGTACGAGTTGTCGCTCTGGGCTGTACCGAACGCCCACGGGCACGGCGCGGGAGCTGGCACCGGAAATTGTAGGTGCAGCGCAAACCAACAGCGTCGCGATTGTGTTTGGTCCAGAAGACCATGGCCTCTCCAACGAAGACATGAAGGTTTGTCACCGCCTGCTGACCATTCCCGCGTCGCCGGCCTACCCGTCGCTGAACTTGGCGCAAGCCGTCATGATTGTTTGCTACGAGGTGTTCGTCGCAGCGCAGCAGGGCGTGGTGCTGCCGGCCCCGCGGCTAGCGCGCGCGGAGGACGTGGAGTTCATGTTTCAGCGATTGCGTGCGGCATTGCTCCGGATCGGATATGCGCACGCGCAAAACCCGGACCACATCTTGTTTGCCTTCCGGCGCTTTCTGGGTCGCGCAGGTCTGGAAGAGCGTGACGTCAAGATTTTGCTTGGCTTGGCGCGTCAGATCGAGTGGTATGGCGGGGGAGGCTGGCGGGTGATCGAGGAAAAGCAAAGGAGTGGGCAAGCCGCTGCTTCCGTGGAAAGGGATTAG
- the gcvT gene encoding aminomethyltransferase yields the protein MTAEITVTKAAAHCEPERLARSPLHERHVALGARFVPFAGWEMPLQYRTITEEHLAVRQAAGLFDVSHMGEIELSGPGALATIQKVATNDAERLHSLQAQYSLLCLPSGGVIDDLLVYRLGPEYFLLCVNATNTSKDLQWLGEQASSQSAVVDRSREYALLALQGPRATEILAVVAGSKVVAIPRYGCVQLTLHGISALCSRSGYTGEDGWEIFCPWEFAGGIWDLLLEAGKPYGLLPAGLGARDTLRIEAGLPLYGHELDTNTTPVEAGLGWAVRCEKPDFVARAVLCEQKAKGVARKLVAILLTEPGIPRQGYPIVKNGEAVGVVTSGCKSPVLGAGIGLGYVANAEAKVGNRVHVQIRHRLVPATIVERPFVRRDG from the coding sequence ATGACGGCCGAGATCACTGTAACGAAAGCGGCGGCCCACTGTGAGCCGGAGCGCCTGGCACGCTCGCCGCTACACGAGCGGCACGTCGCACTGGGTGCTCGCTTCGTGCCGTTTGCCGGCTGGGAGATGCCCCTCCAGTACCGCACCATCACTGAAGAGCACCTCGCAGTACGCCAAGCAGCGGGGTTGTTCGACGTGAGTCACATGGGCGAAATCGAGCTCAGCGGGCCGGGTGCATTGGCCACGATCCAGAAGGTCGCCACCAACGACGCCGAGCGCCTACACTCCCTGCAGGCGCAATATTCGTTGCTTTGTTTGCCCTCGGGGGGTGTGATCGATGATCTGCTCGTGTACCGGCTCGGGCCTGAGTACTTTTTGCTTTGCGTCAACGCCACGAACACAAGCAAAGATCTGCAATGGCTTGGCGAGCAAGCCAGTTCGCAATCGGCAGTGGTCGATCGGAGCCGAGAATATGCCCTACTGGCCTTACAGGGTCCGCGGGCAACCGAAATTTTAGCGGTCGTTGCGGGCAGCAAGGTTGTTGCCATACCGCGCTACGGTTGCGTTCAGCTCACGCTCCACGGCATCTCGGCACTGTGCTCGCGAAGCGGTTACACCGGTGAAGACGGCTGGGAGATTTTTTGCCCGTGGGAGTTCGCTGGAGGAATTTGGGACTTGTTGCTCGAGGCCGGCAAGCCGTACGGCCTCTTGCCCGCCGGCCTGGGAGCGCGGGACACGTTGCGCATCGAGGCAGGGTTGCCCCTCTACGGGCACGAACTCGACACGAACACCACCCCAGTGGAGGCCGGACTCGGCTGGGCTGTCCGCTGCGAAAAACCAGATTTCGTTGCGCGCGCGGTGCTGTGCGAGCAAAAGGCCAAAGGAGTCGCACGCAAGCTTGTAGCGATCCTATTGACCGAACCCGGAATTCCGCGGCAGGGATATCCTATCGTGAAAAATGGAGAAGCAGTGGGAGTGGTCACGAGCGGTTGCAAATCACCGGTGCTTGGCGCAGGTATTGGCCTTGGCTATGTGGCGAACGCCGAGGCCAAGGTGGGCAACCGGGTGCACGTTCAAATTCGACATCGGCTGGTTCCTGCGACAATTGTGGAACGGCCTTTTGTAAGACGGGATGGCTAA
- a CDS encoding glycine dehydrogenase, which yields MRGQKQEGLLLDEPLIFERSQPGRRGTDVPRHDQRADPHLPPHLLRPPIEGFPEVSEPEVLRHYLRLSQWNYGAATTFYPLGSCTMKYNPVANEAFARLPGFAFLHPLTPDELAQGALELLADIERWLAEITGMAAVTLQPAAGAHGELTGMKMIRAFHRDRGNPRQKVLIPASAHGTNPASAALCGYTTVTLEGNQIGLIEPEAVRRAMNGEVAAIMITNPNTLGLFEREILHIAELVHGHGGLVYLDGANLNALLGVAKPAHMGADVMQINLHKTFSTPHGGGGPGAGPVAVSAALEPYLPIPRVVRTAEGWRWSEDFPRSIGRVRTFHGNFGMHIRALAYMMALGGEGLAQVSRLAVLAANYLRVRLAEAYHLAFPGVCMHECVFSDKGFDATGIKTLDIAKRLLDSGFYAPTIYFPLVVPGALMIEPTETESKETLDAFIEAMLEIAREAREHPERLKEAPRHTPVGRVDEARAARRPVLRWSPPAPNK from the coding sequence ATGCGCGGCCAAAAACAGGAAGGCTTGCTTCTCGACGAACCTTTGATTTTCGAGCGGAGCCAACCTGGTCGCCGGGGCACGGACGTGCCTCGGCACGACCAGCGCGCGGATCCGCACCTACCGCCACACTTGCTGCGCCCGCCGATAGAAGGATTTCCCGAGGTGAGTGAGCCCGAAGTGCTGCGCCATTACTTGCGCCTGTCGCAATGGAACTACGGGGCAGCCACAACCTTTTATCCGCTGGGCTCCTGCACCATGAAGTACAATCCCGTGGCCAACGAGGCGTTCGCGCGCCTTCCCGGGTTTGCCTTCCTTCATCCCCTGACTCCGGACGAGCTCGCGCAAGGCGCTCTGGAACTGCTGGCGGACATCGAACGCTGGCTCGCGGAGATCACCGGCATGGCAGCCGTGACCTTGCAGCCGGCCGCCGGGGCACACGGTGAGCTGACCGGAATGAAAATGATTCGCGCATTTCACCGCGATCGCGGCAACCCGCGGCAAAAAGTTCTCATTCCGGCCAGCGCCCACGGCACGAACCCGGCCAGCGCTGCCCTGTGCGGGTACACCACGGTGACCCTCGAAGGGAACCAAATTGGTTTGATCGAGCCAGAAGCGGTTCGCAGAGCGATGAACGGAGAAGTCGCGGCGATCATGATCACCAATCCCAATACGCTCGGGCTCTTCGAACGAGAGATTCTCCACATCGCCGAACTCGTGCACGGTCACGGAGGCTTGGTGTACCTCGACGGGGCCAACCTGAATGCGCTCCTCGGAGTCGCCAAGCCGGCGCACATGGGCGCTGACGTCATGCAAATCAACTTGCACAAGACCTTTTCCACCCCCCATGGCGGAGGCGGGCCGGGAGCGGGTCCAGTGGCCGTGAGCGCGGCACTCGAACCGTATTTACCCATCCCGCGCGTGGTGCGCACTGCCGAAGGCTGGCGGTGGAGCGAAGATTTTCCCCGCTCCATCGGTCGCGTGCGAACGTTTCATGGGAATTTCGGAATGCACATTCGGGCGCTGGCCTACATGATGGCTCTCGGCGGGGAGGGCCTCGCCCAAGTGAGCCGGCTGGCCGTCTTGGCGGCGAACTACCTGCGTGTTCGCCTGGCGGAGGCTTACCATCTGGCATTCCCCGGCGTGTGCATGCACGAGTGTGTGTTCAGCGACAAAGGGTTCGATGCCACCGGAATCAAAACGTTAGATATCGCCAAGCGACTCCTCGACTCGGGTTTTTACGCACCGACAATTTATTTCCCTCTGGTCGTTCCCGGCGCACTGATGATCGAACCCACGGAAACCGAAAGCAAAGAAACACTCGATGCCTTCATCGAAGCCATGCTGGAAATCGCACGCGAGGCGCGCGAGCATCCCGAACGCTTGAAGGAGGCACCGCGACATACACCGGTCGGACGCGTGGATGAAGCGCGCGCCGCACGGCGTCCGGTGTTGCGCTGGTCGCCGCCGGCCCCGAACAAATAG
- a CDS encoding CoA transferase — MRKVLDGVRLIEVAEWFFVPGAGTVLADWGVDVIKIEHPVRGDPLRGLIHSGMVPGAAGVNFFIENGSRNKRSVGLDLNSERGRAVLYRLVEKADVFLTNFLPAARRRLKIDVEDLRRINPRLIYARGTGQGPLGPEAERGGFDAGSFWCRGSVAHMLTEPGKPPIMQRAAFGDTIGATFIAGGIAAALYHREKTGEPTVVDVSLLGTAVWLMAPDILAARALGKELPHGDRSRAPNPLMNTYLCQDGKWLMLMMLTPVRHWEEFCKAIERLDLLESYPLPRWVDEAVRRELVQELDRHFATRPRAVWIERLLQYDTLHAPVQTPLEVLEDPQVKANGYLVDYIHPQHGPFQVASSPVQFDLEPTDVRRVAPEMGQDTEDVLLEHGFSWEDIAQLKDQHVIP, encoded by the coding sequence ATGCGCAAGGTATTGGACGGCGTTCGATTGATCGAAGTGGCGGAGTGGTTTTTCGTTCCGGGAGCGGGCACGGTACTCGCCGATTGGGGTGTGGACGTCATCAAGATCGAGCATCCGGTGCGCGGAGACCCTTTGCGGGGCTTGATCCATTCGGGGATGGTTCCCGGAGCCGCCGGGGTGAATTTCTTTATCGAGAATGGAAGCCGCAACAAGCGCAGCGTCGGGCTCGATTTGAACTCGGAGCGCGGCCGTGCGGTGCTGTACCGTTTGGTCGAAAAGGCCGATGTGTTTCTGACCAACTTCCTCCCTGCAGCGCGGCGGCGACTGAAGATTGACGTGGAGGATTTGCGTCGGATCAACCCGCGCTTGATTTACGCACGCGGTACCGGTCAGGGCCCTTTGGGCCCAGAGGCCGAGCGCGGTGGTTTCGATGCCGGATCGTTTTGGTGTCGCGGGTCGGTGGCCCACATGCTCACGGAGCCGGGAAAACCTCCCATCATGCAGCGAGCCGCCTTCGGCGACACAATCGGCGCTACCTTCATCGCGGGCGGCATCGCGGCGGCGTTGTACCATCGCGAAAAAACCGGGGAGCCCACGGTGGTGGACGTGTCGTTGTTGGGCACCGCCGTGTGGCTGATGGCTCCAGATATCCTGGCTGCCCGAGCTTTGGGAAAAGAGTTGCCCCACGGCGACCGGAGTCGCGCTCCGAACCCGCTCATGAACACGTACCTCTGCCAAGACGGCAAGTGGTTGATGCTCATGATGCTCACACCGGTGCGCCATTGGGAGGAGTTCTGCAAAGCCATCGAGCGTTTGGATTTGCTGGAGAGTTACCCCCTGCCGCGCTGGGTGGATGAGGCCGTGCGCCGCGAGCTGGTGCAAGAATTGGATCGGCACTTTGCGACGCGACCGCGCGCGGTTTGGATCGAGCGCCTATTGCAGTACGATACGTTGCATGCGCCGGTGCAAACACCTCTCGAAGTGCTGGAAGATCCGCAGGTGAAAGCCAACGGTTATCTCGTGGACTACATTCACCCGCAGCACGGCCCATTTCAGGTAGCCTCGAGCCCGGTGCAATTCGACCTCGAACCCACAGACGTGCGCCGTGTGGCACCCGAGATGGGGCAGGACACGGAAGACGTGTTGCTAGAGCACGGCTTCAGTTGGGAAGACATTGCGCAACTGAAGGACCAGCACGTGATCCCGTGA